A single genomic interval of Arthrobacter globiformis harbors:
- a CDS encoding carbohydrate ABC transporter permease has product MSTTARDLVPPESRAPSGAPAKGVRSGKVRRLSKRDKAVLSLMVGIPTLIQVAFIWLPTVMSVGLSFTRWNGLALSDIRPAGADNYQYISQDYPPFWPAIQHNLLWLAFLALVATPLGLLLAVLLDQQIRGSRIYQSIFFAPVMLSLALIGIIWQLFYQRDNGLLNFLLGTSGAPQAVDWFGDSSVNIWAAMIAATWRHAGYVMLLYLAGLKGVDPTLKEAAAIDGANAAQTFFRVVFPAMRPINIVIVVITVIESLRAFDVVYVINRGTNGLELLSALVIQNLVGEGQVIGVGSALAVVLLVISLVPIVFYLSRTFGKENRA; this is encoded by the coding sequence ATGAGCACAACAGCAAGAGACCTGGTCCCGCCGGAGTCCCGGGCGCCCTCCGGGGCACCGGCGAAGGGGGTCCGCAGCGGAAAAGTCCGCCGGCTCTCCAAACGCGACAAGGCGGTCCTGTCCCTGATGGTGGGCATTCCCACCCTGATCCAAGTGGCGTTTATCTGGCTGCCCACGGTGATGTCCGTCGGGCTGAGCTTCACGCGCTGGAACGGCCTCGCCCTGAGCGACATCAGGCCGGCGGGCGCGGACAACTACCAGTACATTTCCCAGGATTACCCGCCGTTCTGGCCGGCCATCCAGCACAACCTGCTGTGGCTGGCCTTCCTGGCCCTGGTGGCCACCCCGCTGGGCCTGCTGCTCGCGGTGCTGCTGGACCAGCAAATCCGCGGCAGCAGGATCTACCAGAGCATCTTCTTCGCTCCGGTGATGCTGTCGCTGGCACTGATCGGCATCATCTGGCAGCTGTTCTACCAGCGTGATAACGGCTTGCTGAACTTCCTGCTCGGAACCTCGGGGGCGCCTCAGGCCGTTGATTGGTTCGGGGACTCCTCGGTGAACATCTGGGCAGCCATGATCGCCGCCACGTGGCGGCACGCCGGCTACGTCATGCTGCTGTACCTGGCGGGCCTGAAGGGCGTGGATCCCACCCTGAAGGAGGCCGCGGCCATCGATGGGGCCAACGCGGCGCAGACCTTTTTCCGCGTGGTCTTCCCTGCCATGCGGCCCATCAACATCGTCATCGTCGTGATCACCGTCATCGAGTCATTGCGGGCGTTCGACGTCGTGTACGTCATCAACCGCGGCACCAACGGCCTGGAGCTCCTCAGCGCCCTGGTGATACAGAACCTCGTGGGCGAAGGCCAGGTGATCGGCGTCGGCTCCGCCCTTG